One stretch of Pseudomonas fragi DNA includes these proteins:
- a CDS encoding FecCD family ABC transporter permease — MKTALPAVIRFASCSLLWRPRVMLIGTLLMVLTLLLGVMLLGVGTLALSPGEVLASLFGAGDNPTAERVIWRVRLPRVLTAVCVGVALGMAGSIFQSISRNALGSPDIIGFTTGAASGAIVQIILFNAGPLGTSLAAVLSGICTAALVFVLSMKGRTSGGYRLVLVGIGVGAMLTGLNTILLVTGDLDQAMTAQLWLSGSLNTRTWAHVLPAALGLVLITPVAVYQARQLNLLEMGDDTASQLGVSVERSRLLMVMAAVGLTAIATAAAGPISFIALAAPQLARRLTGSPDIPLLTGAVMGALLLLVADLVSQRFTQHLNLPIGLTTGLLGGLYLLWLLAGSRKL, encoded by the coding sequence ATGAAAACTGCCCTGCCTGCGGTCATCCGCTTTGCTTCATGTTCACTGCTCTGGCGCCCGCGAGTGATGCTGATCGGCACGCTGTTGATGGTCCTGACCCTGTTGCTGGGGGTCATGCTGCTGGGCGTCGGCACGCTGGCGCTAAGCCCCGGCGAAGTGCTGGCCAGCCTGTTCGGAGCGGGTGACAACCCCACCGCCGAGCGGGTGATCTGGCGTGTCCGTTTACCCCGGGTACTGACAGCCGTCTGCGTCGGCGTGGCGTTGGGCATGGCGGGGTCGATCTTCCAGTCCATCTCGCGCAATGCCCTCGGCTCGCCGGACATCATCGGTTTCACCACCGGAGCGGCCAGCGGTGCGATTGTGCAGATCATCCTGTTCAATGCCGGGCCGCTGGGCACCTCACTGGCCGCAGTGCTCAGTGGCATATGCACCGCAGCCCTGGTCTTTGTGCTGTCGATGAAGGGTCGCACCAGCGGCGGCTACCGCCTGGTGCTGGTGGGCATCGGTGTTGGCGCGATGCTGACCGGGCTCAACACTATCCTGCTGGTGACCGGCGATCTCGACCAGGCCATGACGGCGCAGCTGTGGCTGTCCGGCTCACTCAACACCCGCACCTGGGCCCATGTGCTGCCAGCGGCGCTGGGCCTGGTGCTGATCACCCCCGTTGCGGTCTACCAGGCCCGGCAACTGAACCTGCTGGAAATGGGCGACGACACCGCCAGCCAACTGGGCGTGAGTGTTGAACGTTCGCGCCTGCTCATGGTGATGGCGGCGGTAGGCCTCACGGCCATTGCCACGGCGGCGGCCGGCCCTATCAGCTTTATCGCCCTGGCAGCGCCGCAGCTGGCCCGCAGGCTGACCGGTTCGCCCGATATCCCGTTGCTGACAGGTGCGGTGATGGGGGCCTTGCTATTGCTGGTGGCCGACCTGGTCAGCCAGCGTTTCACCCAGCACCTCAACTTGCCGATCGGGTTGACTACCGGTTTGCTGGGCGGGCTTTACCTGCTGTGGTTGCTGGCCGGCAGTCGCAAGCTTTAA
- a CDS encoding MgtC/SapB family protein, with the protein MISEWEMIGRLLLAAVLGSLIGLQREHQFWTAGLRTHMLVATGACLFMTVSAFGFQQALTQPGTQLDPSRIAAQIVTGIGFLGAGSIMMRGEVIKGLNTAASLWAVAAIGMSIGGGMYVLGVAATVLILAILIAIGPIEHRYRDYIKVHVIKLVAPTGVLNRKSLEAFLGVDAVRLKEVLVEQGPQMGTESVTVEFKKTSRVETAELLKRILTIPEVREEPAPH; encoded by the coding sequence ATGATTTCAGAATGGGAAATGATTGGCCGTTTGCTGCTGGCAGCGGTGCTCGGCAGCCTGATTGGCTTGCAGCGCGAGCATCAATTCTGGACGGCGGGTTTGCGCACGCACATGCTGGTGGCGACTGGCGCATGCTTGTTTATGACGGTGTCGGCCTTCGGCTTTCAGCAGGCGCTGACCCAGCCGGGCACGCAACTGGACCCTTCGCGGATTGCTGCGCAGATTGTCACCGGCATCGGCTTTCTCGGGGCCGGCTCGATCATGATGCGCGGTGAAGTGATCAAGGGGTTGAACACGGCGGCGAGCCTGTGGGCGGTGGCGGCCATCGGCATGTCGATTGGCGGCGGCATGTATGTGTTGGGTGTGGCTGCGACCGTGCTGATTCTGGCCATCCTGATCGCCATCGGGCCGATCGAGCACCGTTATCGCGATTATATAAAGGTCCATGTGATCAAGCTGGTAGCGCCGACGGGTGTGCTCAATCGTAAGAGTCTTGAGGCGTTTTTGGGCGTGGATGCCGTGCGCCTCAAGGAGGTGCTGGTCGAGCAGGGGCCACAGATGGGCACTGAAAGCGTCACGGTCGAATTCAAGAAAACCAGTCGGGTGGAGACCGCCGAGTTGCTGAAGCGGATCTTGACTATTCCAGAGGTCAGGGAAGAACCGGCCCCCCATTGA
- a CDS encoding GlxA family transcriptional regulator: protein MKGKNLRYLKDSAIEPGPMVRTGFVLLEHFSLPAFTQALDTLITANLLRAGLFSSRTYGLSDSEVVSDLGLVIRPDACIDSAMIHELDLLVICGGYRTELKISDALSNLLRAAAREGITLGGLWNGAWFLASAGVLDGYRCAIHPEHRPALAEVARAAQVTSEPYVIDRDRLTASSPAGAFQMALGWIKGLHDKALVEGIEDILAFEESRYRRIKPAENICVSAPLREVVKLMDANLEDPLELEQLAVYVGRSRRQLERLFKEQLGTTPQRYYLELRITEARRLLQHTELSQVEVLVACGFVSPSHFSKCYSAYFGYRPSKEVRLIK, encoded by the coding sequence ATGAAGGGCAAGAACCTTCGTTACCTCAAAGACAGTGCCATAGAGCCAGGACCCATGGTGCGCACCGGTTTTGTGTTGCTGGAGCATTTTTCGCTGCCGGCCTTCACCCAGGCACTGGACACCCTCATCACCGCCAACCTGCTGCGTGCCGGTTTGTTTTCTTCGCGCACCTATGGCTTGAGCGACAGTGAGGTGGTCAGCGATCTGGGCCTGGTGATCCGCCCCGATGCCTGTATCGATTCGGCGATGATCCATGAACTGGACCTGCTGGTGATCTGCGGCGGCTACCGGACCGAATTAAAGATCAGCGATGCGCTGAGCAACCTGCTCAGGGCCGCTGCGCGTGAGGGCATCACGTTGGGCGGGCTATGGAACGGCGCCTGGTTTCTCGCCAGCGCCGGGGTACTGGACGGTTATCGTTGCGCGATCCACCCCGAGCATCGTCCGGCGCTGGCGGAAGTGGCCAGGGCGGCGCAGGTCACCAGCGAACCCTATGTCATCGACCGTGACCGATTGACTGCCTCCAGCCCTGCCGGAGCCTTCCAGATGGCTCTGGGCTGGATCAAGGGCCTGCATGACAAGGCGCTGGTGGAGGGTATCGAGGATATTCTGGCATTTGAGGAGTCGCGCTACCGACGGATCAAGCCGGCGGAAAATATCTGCGTCAGTGCGCCCTTGCGCGAAGTGGTCAAGCTGATGGACGCCAACCTCGAAGACCCCCTGGAGCTTGAGCAACTGGCGGTCTATGTCGGCCGTTCCCGGCGTCAGCTCGAGCGCCTGTTCAAGGAACAACTGGGCACCACACCGCAACGCTATTACCTGGAATTGCGCATCACCGAAGCGCGCCGGTTGCTGCAGCACACCGAGCTGTCACAAGTGGAGGTACTGGTGGCCTGCGGGTTTGTCTCGCCCAGCCATTTCAGCAAGTGCTACAGCGCCTATTTCGGCTATCGACCGTCCAAGGAAGTGCGCCTGATTAAATAA
- a CDS encoding T1SS-143 repeat domain-containing protein, whose protein sequence is MAIILNSSITVDETSGLQNAATSTDIEDINDNDITVAAINATDDTGDLPFPFESRLFALLGATPVKNAALSGYSGAAGNTGADLITITGTYVDLAFTDAQGKALGDSGNANGGSDWSGLYTLDGTKIFLYSDTNNNIVLGRAGSEGATPAPDDDLANPNGTIIFAAYLEQTATGAKVWMVQQEQLMHPDTANPDDVVDMTNHLWVTASQDLAFDFAGLPSGQNGFLMFKAGGSTTGLIVTGMDPDQVPANQADTVNTSQGAGPTTIGTNSQGIKAGEGMIFSFITNPDARYTVPDLTHGEATNESNILFGGLFAASGATIIIAQATPPKTCAATISAFTTGLEVGSAYYDGLLDGNGHAVNGADNLGYIASVTVIGANGVAIAGLTGVTTNTTLGSISVTFTTSNAGLDRTATIVGFEANFSLQYTVDGTHNRVVIENSGTGNSTFDIGGFHLPNVVAVPQEVGSQLNFEDDGPAAAGLPVTALVDEDSLAGGIDGGVGDAGLLVPASASGTVATVFTSGTDAPASYSLSNDTSGVQVFDSAATAVALASKGETVKYDVIGNTLWGYVGAAAEYVAATDRAVFKLELTNTSDGSYTFTLLDQLDHPDTVGGDNSENELLLQLGSVLKVTDKDGDSVTATAQKLVITVDDDTPIATLNQLTGTVDEDGVLEGAANAGPGDGIAGGTGDVAGEIVLASGNVSTLFQSGADEALSYSLTTNGLAALGLKSAGVTVTYAVAFDAVSSTWLLTASAGAGNTAFTFSLHATTGAYAFTLVDQLDHASGLNENDLSIALGTAINATDFDGDTVTAAANGLVITVNDDTPIATINQLTGTVDEDGVVEGAANAGTGDGIAGGTGDVAGEIVLASGNVSTLFQSGADEALNYSLTTTGLTALGLTSGGVAVTYAVGFDAGSSTWLLTASAGAGNTVFTFSLHAATGAYAFTLVDQLDHATGLNENDLTIALGTTINATDFDGDSVTAAANGLVITVDDDTPIASINLLTGTVDEDGVHEGAADSGPGDGIPGGTGDVAGEIVLASGNVSALFQSGADEPLSYSLTTNGLTALGLKSGGVTVTYATTYDAGSNTWLLTASAGAGNSVFTFSVQAATGAYAFMLLDQLDHAAGQNENDLNIALGTAINATDYDGDSVTAAANGLLITVDDDSPVVTAKSNVVYANSSNPTPGGTGVFAYDIGADDRLGTVYSSANSDLSVSMGDSTVGTTAITNKVVTWASESDTSAVFNLSFTYVSNNPTLGALTNATGTMTFDKVADTYTLSLADDIDSFSILKTSAAQGFTGYNIGGTTPINQQPPVSVAKLADDFFVQFSGFAEQGSGTGANNIMAGGNNAFVPGELFSAATSWVSVSGTAAGVAGDTIQQGEVMDLDFFTASPFGDTTAAPTATSKGIYVKFDGIGSEDLILVLKLIDPDDNSLITRAIIVDSEDIIIKNASTSPNNFHPIANPAAYGITLDQNDGAVIVESNDYNFGNENYLIQGLQVLVSTEGVTGSGYNLNGNVGVSGASTGNTLTFSNESGEGSKSNPVEAGEAGTWDGDVVKITDLGFVTSTTPDAHLTFNVVVTDADADATPAQTLDVTIEGDKTFTGGVGADTFNFSGLDTDGSLTAATAVISAGFTSGVDTLNFPTAGTGANYTEVAAPAANVAAFITAADTALNGTTNYYFGVVGGDGYLAYDGDGTGITSIIKLVGVTDIAPTDIV, encoded by the coding sequence ATGGCTATCATCTTGAACAGCAGCATCACGGTCGATGAAACGAGCGGTTTACAGAACGCCGCCACCTCCACCGATATCGAAGATATCAACGATAACGACATAACTGTCGCGGCCATCAATGCTACCGACGATACCGGCGATCTGCCCTTCCCGTTCGAGTCCCGGCTGTTCGCCCTGCTGGGCGCCACCCCGGTCAAAAATGCGGCGCTGAGCGGTTATTCCGGCGCTGCCGGCAATACCGGTGCCGACCTGATCACCATTACCGGCACCTATGTAGACCTGGCCTTTACCGATGCCCAGGGCAAGGCGCTGGGCGATTCGGGCAACGCCAATGGCGGCTCGGACTGGAGCGGCCTGTATACCCTCGATGGCACGAAAATATTTCTCTACTCGGACACCAACAACAATATCGTGCTGGGCCGTGCCGGTAGTGAGGGTGCTACACCTGCCCCCGACGACGATCTGGCCAACCCGAACGGCACCATCATCTTCGCCGCCTATCTCGAGCAGACAGCAACCGGGGCCAAGGTGTGGATGGTGCAGCAAGAACAGCTGATGCATCCGGATACCGCCAACCCCGACGATGTGGTCGACATGACCAACCACCTCTGGGTGACAGCCAGCCAGGATCTGGCCTTTGATTTCGCCGGCTTGCCCTCCGGGCAAAACGGTTTTCTGATGTTCAAGGCAGGTGGCAGCACCACAGGCCTGATCGTTACCGGCATGGACCCGGACCAGGTACCCGCCAACCAGGCTGACACCGTCAACACCAGCCAGGGCGCAGGGCCGACCACCATCGGTACCAACAGCCAGGGGATCAAGGCTGGCGAAGGCATGATTTTCAGTTTTATCACCAACCCGGACGCGCGCTACACCGTGCCAGACTTGACCCATGGTGAGGCGACCAACGAAAGCAATATCCTGTTTGGCGGGCTCTTCGCGGCAAGCGGTGCAACCATTATCATCGCCCAGGCCACGCCGCCAAAAACCTGCGCAGCCACCATCAGCGCCTTTACCACGGGCCTGGAAGTCGGCTCGGCCTACTATGACGGCCTGCTCGACGGCAATGGTCATGCGGTGAACGGGGCCGACAATCTTGGTTATATCGCCAGCGTCACGGTAATTGGCGCCAACGGGGTGGCCATCGCAGGCCTGACCGGGGTCACGACCAATACCACGCTCGGCAGCATCAGTGTGACCTTCACTACCAGCAATGCAGGGCTTGACCGCACCGCAACGATTGTCGGCTTTGAAGCCAACTTCTCCCTGCAATACACCGTTGATGGCACCCATAACCGCGTGGTGATTGAAAACAGCGGCACCGGCAACTCCACGTTCGATATCGGCGGCTTCCATCTGCCCAATGTGGTGGCAGTGCCTCAGGAAGTCGGCAGTCAACTGAACTTTGAAGACGACGGCCCTGCCGCCGCCGGGCTGCCGGTTACGGCACTGGTGGATGAAGACAGCCTGGCCGGTGGCATCGACGGCGGTGTCGGCGACGCGGGCCTGCTGGTTCCTGCATCGGCCTCCGGCACTGTGGCCACTGTGTTCACCTCCGGTACCGATGCACCGGCGAGCTACTCCTTGTCCAATGACACCTCCGGCGTGCAAGTGTTTGACAGCGCCGCGACTGCAGTGGCGCTGGCCTCCAAGGGCGAGACGGTTAAATATGACGTGATCGGCAACACCCTGTGGGGCTATGTCGGCGCTGCTGCCGAATATGTCGCCGCCACTGACCGCGCCGTCTTCAAGCTGGAGCTGACCAATACCTCTGACGGCAGCTATACCTTCACCCTTCTCGATCAACTCGACCACCCGGATACGGTGGGCGGCGACAACAGCGAAAACGAATTGCTGCTGCAGCTGGGTTCGGTGCTGAAGGTCACCGACAAGGACGGCGACTCGGTCACCGCTACGGCGCAGAAACTGGTGATCACGGTGGACGACGACACGCCCATCGCCACACTGAACCAGCTCACGGGGACGGTAGATGAAGACGGTGTGCTCGAAGGTGCGGCTAACGCTGGCCCCGGCGATGGTATCGCCGGTGGTACCGGGGACGTGGCCGGGGAAATCGTGCTGGCCAGCGGCAATGTCAGCACCCTGTTCCAGTCTGGTGCGGACGAGGCCCTGAGCTACTCGCTGACCACCAACGGCCTCGCAGCACTGGGCCTGAAAAGCGCCGGAGTAACCGTCACCTATGCCGTGGCCTTTGATGCTGTCAGCAGCACCTGGCTGCTCACTGCCTCGGCAGGTGCGGGCAATACGGCGTTCACATTCAGCCTGCATGCAACCACGGGGGCTTATGCCTTTACCCTGGTGGATCAACTCGATCATGCCTCTGGCCTGAACGAAAACGATCTGAGCATTGCCCTTGGCACTGCGATCAATGCCACTGACTTTGACGGTGATACGGTAACGGCAGCCGCCAACGGCCTGGTGATCACGGTGAACGACGACACGCCAATCGCCACGATCAATCAACTCACCGGCACCGTGGACGAAGACGGTGTGGTGGAAGGCGCGGCTAACGCTGGCACCGGCGATGGTATCGCTGGTGGTACAGGGGACGTGGCCGGGGAAATCGTGCTGGCCAGCGGCAATGTCAGCACCCTGTTCCAGTCCGGTGCGGACGAGGCACTGAACTACTCGCTGACCACCACCGGCCTGACGGCACTGGGCCTGACGAGCGGCGGCGTAGCCGTCACTTACGCAGTCGGCTTTGACGCAGGCAGCAGCACCTGGCTGCTCACGGCCTCGGCCGGTGCAGGCAATACGGTGTTCACGTTCAGCCTGCACGCCGCAACCGGCGCTTATGCCTTCACTCTGGTGGACCAACTCGACCATGCCACTGGCCTGAACGAGAATGATCTGACCATCGCCCTCGGCACCACCATCAACGCCACCGACTTTGACGGCGACAGCGTCACAGCAGCGGCGAACGGCCTGGTGATCACGGTGGATGACGACACGCCAATCGCATCGATCAATCTGCTCACCGGCACGGTGGACGAAGACGGTGTACACGAAGGCGCGGCCGACTCTGGCCCCGGCGATGGTATCCCGGGCGGTACAGGGGACGTAGCCGGGGAAATCGTATTGGCCAGCGGCAATGTCAGCGCCCTGTTCCAGTCCGGTGCGGACGAGCCGCTGAGTTATTCCCTGACCACCAACGGCCTGACGGCACTGGGCCTGAAAAGCGGCGGTGTCACCGTGACCTATGCCACTACCTATGACGCGGGCAGCAACACCTGGTTGCTGACCGCTTCTGCCGGGGCCGGCAATTCGGTGTTCACCTTCAGCGTGCAGGCGGCGACCGGGGCCTATGCCTTTATGCTGCTCGATCAACTCGACCATGCCGCCGGCCAGAACGAGAACGATCTGAACATCGCTCTGGGCACGGCAATCAACGCCACGGACTACGACGGCGACAGCGTCACAGCCGCCGCCAACGGCCTGCTGATTACTGTGGATGACGACTCACCTGTGGTAACGGCCAAGTCCAATGTGGTCTATGCCAACTCCAGCAACCCAACCCCCGGCGGCACTGGCGTATTTGCCTATGACATCGGCGCGGATGACCGCCTTGGGACAGTCTACAGCTCCGCAAACAGCGACTTGTCCGTAAGCATGGGAGACAGCACGGTAGGCACCACTGCCATCACCAACAAAGTGGTGACATGGGCCTCGGAGTCAGACACCAGTGCGGTGTTCAACCTCTCCTTCACCTACGTCTCCAACAACCCGACGCTGGGCGCGCTGACCAACGCAACCGGCACCATGACCTTTGACAAGGTGGCAGACACCTACACGCTGAGCCTGGCGGACGATATCGACAGCTTCAGCATCCTGAAAACCTCCGCCGCACAGGGTTTTACCGGCTATAACATTGGCGGTACGACGCCCATCAACCAGCAACCGCCGGTGTCGGTGGCCAAGTTGGCCGATGACTTCTTTGTGCAGTTCAGCGGTTTCGCCGAACAGGGTTCAGGCACGGGTGCCAATAACATCATGGCAGGTGGCAACAACGCCTTCGTCCCCGGCGAGCTGTTCTCTGCTGCAACCTCATGGGTGAGTGTTTCCGGGACCGCCGCAGGCGTGGCCGGTGACACCATCCAGCAAGGCGAGGTAATGGACCTGGACTTCTTCACCGCCAGCCCGTTCGGTGATACAACCGCAGCGCCCACGGCCACCAGCAAAGGGATCTACGTCAAGTTCGACGGTATCGGCAGCGAGGACCTGATACTGGTGCTCAAGCTGATCGATCCTGATGACAATAGCCTGATCACCCGGGCGATCATTGTCGACAGCGAAGACATCATCATAAAAAACGCCTCGACTTCACCCAATAACTTCCACCCGATAGCGAACCCGGCAGCCTACGGGATCACTCTGGATCAGAACGACGGTGCAGTGATTGTCGAAAGCAATGACTATAATTTCGGCAACGAGAACTACCTGATCCAGGGCCTGCAGGTGCTGGTTTCCACCGAGGGTGTCACCGGTAGCGGCTACAACCTCAATGGCAATGTGGGTGTCAGCGGGGCCAGTACCGGCAACACCTTGACCTTCAGCAACGAGTCCGGCGAGGGCAGTAAAAGCAACCCTGTTGAAGCCGGTGAAGCAGGAACCTGGGATGGCGATGTGGTCAAGATCACCGACCTGGGCTTCGTAACGTCGACGACGCCGGATGCCCATCTGACCTTCAATGTCGTGGTGACGGATGCGGATGCCGATGCAACCCCCGCCCAGACCCTGGATGTGACCATTGAAGGGGACAAGACCTTCACCGGTGGTGTGGGGGCCGACACCTTCAACTTCAGCGGCCTGGATACCGATGGCTCACTGACTGCGGCAACGGCTGTGATCTCCGCCGGCTTCACTTCCGGGGTGGATACGCTGAACTTCCCGACCGCAGGTACAGGGGCGAACTATACGGAAGTGGCGGCCCCTGCGGCCAACGTGGCGGCCTTTATCACGGCAGCCGATACGGCGCTCAACGGCACCACCAACTACTACTTTGGCGTCGTTGGAGGCGACGGCTATCTGGCATACGACGGTGACGGTACGGGGATCACCAGCATTATCAAGCTGGTGGGTGTGACTGATATTGCTCCGACTGACATTGTCTAA
- a CDS encoding response regulator transcription factor — MPPLRKPIRVMLIDCRPLVLRGLHDLINARKPQMEVSGQATTYTHALDLADQLRPHVIFFSFFPDALNPLAVISQLTRSTGMKVLVLKGLYDVIPAAQAMEAGARGIVLAEDPTESIILAIIKVHYRDTGLNRAWTGGLGNYAASGHTVLKHNLELEKQSRLTLRERELIRAIVHEPSAKYMSIAGNLGISEHTVHNHLSNIYQKLDLINRTDLLMYAIKHGLFDGQ, encoded by the coding sequence ATGCCGCCTCTCAGAAAACCCATACGCGTGATGCTGATCGACTGTCGCCCCCTTGTTCTCAGGGGGCTTCACGACTTGATCAATGCCAGGAAGCCTCAAATGGAAGTGAGCGGCCAGGCCACCACCTATACCCATGCGCTTGACCTTGCCGATCAGTTGCGGCCCCATGTCATCTTCTTCAGCTTTTTTCCGGACGCCCTGAACCCGCTGGCAGTCATCAGCCAACTCACCCGCAGCACCGGGATGAAAGTGCTGGTGCTCAAGGGGCTGTACGACGTCATACCCGCAGCCCAGGCAATGGAAGCGGGTGCTCGTGGCATCGTGCTGGCGGAAGATCCTACAGAGTCGATCATCCTTGCCATCATCAAGGTCCACTATCGTGACACCGGGCTCAACCGGGCCTGGACCGGCGGGCTTGGCAACTATGCCGCGAGCGGGCACACGGTGTTGAAACACAATCTGGAGCTGGAGAAACAATCGCGCCTGACCTTGCGCGAGAGAGAGCTGATTCGCGCCATCGTGCACGAACCCTCGGCCAAGTACATGAGCATTGCCGGGAACCTGGGCATCAGCGAACACACCGTGCATAACCATCTGAGCAACATCTACCAGAAGCTTGACCTGATCAACCGGACGGACTTGCTGATGTACGCGATCAAGCACGGGCTGTTTGACGGTCAATAA